One genomic window of Bartonella sp. HY038 includes the following:
- the fghA gene encoding S-formylglutathione hydrolase, with the protein MEIVSQALSFGGIQGVYRHKSLVNHCDMTFALFMPPQTKNSKVKVPLLWFLSGLTCSHQNVMDKGEYRRLAAELGVAIICPDTSPRGDDVPDEPYNWQFGKGAGFYVDALETPFTKNYNMYSYIVEELPAFVAENFAIDMHHQSIMGHSMGGHGAMMIALKNPLRFKSVSAFAPIVNPSTSDWSIGAFKKYLGEDSAKWRSYDSVCLIEDGARLDNLLIDQGSKDSFLEKGLKPKLLLEACEKANMPLTLNMREGYDHSYFFISTFMDNHLRYHFNFLNS; encoded by the coding sequence ATGGAAATAGTTTCACAAGCCCTTAGCTTTGGTGGTATTCAAGGCGTCTATCGGCATAAGTCTTTGGTTAATCATTGCGATATGACTTTTGCTTTATTTATGCCGCCACAAACTAAAAATTCTAAAGTCAAGGTGCCTTTGTTATGGTTTCTATCAGGGCTTACCTGCAGCCACCAAAATGTTATGGACAAGGGCGAATATCGGCGTTTGGCCGCCGAGCTTGGGGTTGCAATAATTTGCCCTGATACCAGTCCGCGTGGTGATGATGTGCCCGATGAACCTTATAATTGGCAATTTGGTAAGGGCGCTGGTTTTTATGTTGATGCGCTAGAGACGCCTTTTACCAAAAACTATAATATGTATTCCTATATTGTCGAGGAATTGCCTGCATTCGTTGCAGAAAATTTTGCTATTGATATGCATCATCAATCAATTATGGGACACTCAATGGGTGGCCATGGCGCGATGATGATTGCACTTAAAAACCCTTTGCGTTTTAAGTCGGTTTCAGCTTTTGCGCCGATCGTTAACCCGTCAACCTCTGATTGGTCTATTGGCGCTTTTAAAAAATACCTTGGAGAGGACAGTGCAAAATGGCGGAGCTATGATAGTGTATGCTTGATTGAAGATGGCGCGCGGCTCGATAATTTGCTGATCGATCAAGGCAGTAAAGATAGCTTTCTTGAAAAAGGTTTGAAGCCGAAATTATTGCTTGAAGCATGTGAAAAGGCAAATATGCCACTTACTTTAAACATGCGTGAAGGCTATGACCATTCATATTTCTTCATTTCAACTTTTATGGATAATCATTTACGTTATCATTTTAACTTTTTAAATTCGTAG